DNA from Campylobacter concisus:
GTCAAAATTTCATTTATATTATTTGCTGTTTTATTTACGGTCTTGCTGATTGCCGAGATCAAAATCATGCTTAAGCAAATAAAGATAGGATTTAACGACCATGCATAGTTTAAGCTTAGAAAATTTACAAATTTATTGGTGGTTTATAGTTAGCCTTCTTGGCGGACTTTTGGTGTTTATGATGTTCGTTCAAGGCGGTCAAACGCTCATCTTTAGCCTTGGCAAAGACGAGCTTAAAAAAGATATGCTCATAAATTCTATCGGTAGAAAATGGGAGCTTACATTTACAACGCTTGTTATGTTTGGCGGTGCTTGCTTTGCGGCATTCCCGCTATTTTACGCTACTAGTTTTGGTGGTGCTTACTGGGTTTGGCTGGCTATTTTATTTTGCTTTATCGTCCAAGCTGTAAGCTACGAGTACCGCAAAAAGCCTGATAACTTCTTGGGCGCTAGAACTTATGAAATTTTCCTTTTCATAAATGGCTCGCTTGGCGTTATCCTTATCGGCATGGCGGTTAGCACATTTTTTAGCGGTAGTGATTTTGTGCTAAATGAACACAACTTTGTCGAGTGGAAGACTCCATTTCGTGGTCTTGAAGCTTTATCAAATCCTTACTTGTACTTGCTTGGCATAGCGATGTTTTTCCTATCTCGCATAGGCGGCTGCTTATATCTTATGAACAACATTGCTGATGGTGAATTTATACAAAACGCTAGAAAACAGCTACTTGTTAATACCGTGCTATTCTTGCCATTTTTCTTAGGATTTCTTGCGTGGATACTTACAAAAGATGGCTTTGCATATGACGCAAACGGCGTAGTTAGCCTTGTGCCTTACAAATACGCTATAAATTTGATCGAGATGCCTATCGCTGGCATATTGCTTCTTGTTGGCGTGCTTTTGGTGCTTGTTGGAATTTTCCAAGGAGCATTTACAAAAAGCATTCGCGGAATTTTTGCTTACGGCGTTGGCGTTACGCTAGCTGTGACTGCACTATTTTTGATAACAGGACTAAATGGCACAGCATTTTATCCGTCATTTAGCGACCTTGCTAGTTCGCTAACTATCAAAAATGCAAGCTCAAGCCACTACACACTTGGCGTTATGTCCTATGTTAGCTTGCTAGTGCCTTTCGTGCTTGCCTATATCGTCGTAGTTTGGAGAGCGATAGATAGCAAGAAGATCACGCAAGATGAGATCAAAAACGATCATCACGCATACTAAGGATAAAAGATGTTAGAAGCAGGAATTTTTTTGATACTTTGGCCAGTAACGCTATTTATTAGCTACAAATTTGTTCTCTTTTCTCTTAAGAAATTTGACGCAAATAACTAAAATTTAGGGGCTTTTGCTCCTAAATTCTTCTTTTTATTTTTACCTCTTAAAACGACTTCTTTTATAAATTTACTTAAGCCTATTTTCATATAAGCGTTAGTTTTGTGTGAAATTTGGGGAGTAAGATATCATTAAATTTCACAAAGGAGCGAAAATGAGCAAGAATTTCTTAGGTTCTGTTGCCCTTGCGGCTGTTTTGGTGAGTGGTTTTGGCTTTAGTGCTCCACTAAACGCTGGTGTCTTGGCTCATCAAGTAAAGGTTCAAGGAGAGCTTGGCTCAGTCTTTATAAACCCCTACGACGTATCGCCGCTAACTGCTATCATCGATAGAGCTGGCAAAGATATCAAAGATATCCACGTCAAAGTAAAAGGCAAGCCAGATGGCGGTATCGATATCGACTACAACGTCTCAGAGCATGCCTTGCTTACACATGACGGCGTGCCTATTTGGGGACTTTATCCTGACTATCTAAACGAGGTCGAGCTTAGCTACACATTTAACGGTGCTAAAAAGGTTGAGACATATAAAATTTACGCCCAACCTATCGTCACATATAGCCGTGATTTTAGGTTCTCACACATGCAAAAAACTCGCGTCAAAAAGGTCGATCCTGCCTTTAAAAATAGGCTCTATCTCATAAACAACACAATAACAAGCGTCTATAAACCGCTTGATTGGAAAAATGGTGGAGCTGCTAGCTGGAACGACTTTACCGAAAACTACATCGTAGATACAAAAGGTGAGGTGAGATGGTATCTTGACTATCAGAAATTTTACGACCGTAGCGAGAGAAGAGTGATGGATGGGGGTATGATGATGGGCTTTCATCAGCTAAAAAACGGCGATATCAGCTTTGGCATGGCTCAAAGATATCTTAGATATGATCTAATGGGAAAAGAAATTTACAACCGCCCACTACCTAGAGGCTACATCGACCTAAGCCACGAGGTGATGCCACTAAAAGATGATCACGCACTTCTTAGAGTAGCAAAATACAACTATCATCACAAAAATGGCAAAATTTCTCACACCATAAGAGACCACATCATCGAGGTCGATAACACTGGCAAGGTGGTCGAAGAGTGGGATCTAAATGAAATTTTTGGCAACAACGTTTATCGTAGCAACCTCATAAAAGCACTTGATGCTAGGGCTGTTTGCCTAAATATCGACATGGACGCAAAAGAGATCAAGATAAGCGACGATCAGCCATTTGGCGATGTCACCTCCACTGGCACAGGCAGAAACTGGGCGCATGTAAATTCTATCTCATACGATGAGAGCGATGATAGCATCATCCTTTCGCTTCGTCACCAAGGCATCGTAAAGATAGGACGCGATAAAAAAGTAAAATGGATATTAGCCTCGCCTGAGGGCTGGAGCGAGGACTTTAAAACAAAAGTGCTAACTCCAGTAGATAGTAAAGGCAACAAGATAAAATGCGAAAACTCAAAATGCGAGGGCGAATTTGACTGGTCATGGACTCAGCACACCGCATGGCTAACGCCAAGATACGAAAACAAGGGCGATATAAAGCATATAAGCGTCTTTGACAATGGCGATGCTAGAGGCATGGAGCAACCAGCACTTAAAGAGGAGAAATACTCCCGTGCAGTTGAATATAAGATAGATGAGAAAAAGGGCACGGTTGAGCAGACTTGGCAGTTTGGTAAGGAGCGTGGATTTGACTTTTACAGCGCGGTTACTAGCAATGTCGAGTGGCAAAAGGATAAAAGCACCTACTTTATCTCAAGCTCAAATGTAAATTTACTTCGCCCTGACAAGACTATCAAAATGGTCTTAGTCGAGATCGACCCGAAGACAAATGATATAAAATTTGAGATGGATGTGGATTCTGCTTCAAGAGATGATGTCGCTTATAGAGCGATGGTTATCGATCCTGAAGTGTTTAATTACTAGTTTGAAAGTTTGGTGTGAGACCCCCTCTCACACCATTTTTATCGGATATTGTTTTGAAATTTATAAATTTCTTCTTTGACGCTAGTTAGGTCAAAATTTATCGCTCGCTCTAGCTCTAGCAAGCTTACATCTTTATCTATCTCAAGAGCCATCGCTATCTCATTTAGCTCTTTTGCTTCCTCATTTGCGAGGATCGCACTCTTAAAACTAGCCTCATCTATCTGGCCAAATTTTAAAAAGATCGATTTAAATTTATCTTTTAAAATTTCTCTACTTAGCTTTTTATCTTCTAAAGCCTTCTTCGTGCCACCATTTCTGTTACAGGTTCTAAATATAAAATCTATTGTTTCATTTACTTCATCGAGTAAATTTTTTGTCTTCTCGCTTTGCATACAAACTCCCTTCACCGCAAACAAATTCAAAGCAAGGCAGACTTTATCCGCCCTGCTTATATTTTTAGACTAGATAACGTGGATCTCGTCTTTGATTTGAATAGTTACGGTGTTGTTTGTATATGTTGTGTAACCATCTTCTGAAGCACCTTGATGCCATCCATTGCCTTTAACGTCCTCTTTTAGATCGACTACATCACCTTTATCGCCTGTGATTTTTAGCGTATGTTTATCATCAGTCATATCTAGGACATCCTTGATGCCAACTTTTAGAGTAGTGTTTTTAGCACCAGATATATCAAGCTCTTCAAAATTCTTAGCATGATATGAAACATGTTTTAGATCTATAGTATCTTCTGGGCTAGAGATGATTAGCTTATCATAGCCTTTGCCTCCATCAAGAGCACCTTTGTCATCTACGCCGCCTATAACGTGTGCTGCTTTGATGGTTAGAGTATCATCGCCATTGCCTAGATCTATCTTAGCTTTGTCTATAGCATTGCCTTTGATAGTTACACTATCGTTGCCATCACCAGTTGAAATTCCAACTTTGGTAAATATAGTATTTGCTACTGTATCTCCTACTATCACAGTGTCATTACCTGCACCTGTGATGATCTTAGCACCATTAGCAACATCGTCTTTGATCTCTATATAGTCATCGCCTTTGCCAGATATAACAGTAGAGTGGTCAAGATCTGCAGCCACAGTTAATCTATTATTGCCATCACCTAGATCTATCTTAGAGTCCATGTTTATCCAGCCCCAGCCATTACCACTCTTATGGATATTTACTACATCATCGCCAGAGCCAAGTGTAAATTCTGATTTATGAGTTATAGTTTTGACATCTATCTCATAGTTATCATTGCCATTTATCTGTGGTTGCAACTCAGTAGAAGCTTTTAGTACTGGTCCATGTCCTTCTAGCAATAAACCTGTATCATTATCTCCATAGATAGCTTCAGCATTGATCTTTATGTTTTTAACAGGATCAGCTGGCTTATCGCTAAAGTCAAATACTAGATCTTCACTTGCTTGTTTGCCCATATTTCCAGCTTCATCTACCAAATAAGCTTTAGCACTTAGGTTAAAGCCATTAGCTGTTTTACCAAAAGGTATTAACTCTTTTGATGGATAGGTAATGTTTGCAACAGAAGTTAGATCCACATATCCTCTCTTAAGATCAAGCTCTGTAATGGTTACTGGTTCTTTAACAACGCCTTTATTCCATGCTCCAACATTTGAATGAACTTCATAATATAACTTATCACCAACTTTAATTAAGCCTTGATCAACTGCCTCTTTTGAGAACCTAGCGCAGCAATATATAACGTTATTTTCGTTAGATATATTATCGCTCCAACTATATTTACCATCATGGTTTTTATCGCCAAGATAATCAATCCTTAAATCAACTATCTTAGTATCAACTGTTACATTAGCTACACATTCAGGGCTAGTGTTACCAGCTTTATCTACTGCTTGGTATGAGACTATATGCTCACCATCGCTAAGAGGATTAGTGATCTTATAGTTCCAAGAACCATTTTCATCAGCTTTAGTTGTAACCACATTCTCGTGATGCTCACCATATTTTATGATGATTGTAGATCCAGCCTCAGCTGTGCCTTTTAGAACTGGAGTGTTATCATTTGTAAATTTGTCTTTAACGTTTCCAGTAAAATCAACAACATCATTGGTTTTTACATTATCTTCAATACTATTCAAAGTTACCTCAGGCTTTGTAGTATCAACTGTTACTGTGATTAGGCTTGAAGGCTCACTCTCTTTACCAAACACATTTTTAGCAATTGCTTTTATCTCATAGTCGCCATCAGCCCATGGAGAATTCTCTTTTGGTTCATAATGCCAACTACCGTTAGCATCCACTGGGATATTATCAGCGATTATTGTATTGCCATTTTTAAGAGTGATGGTTGTACCAGCTTCAGCTTTACCCATTAACGTAGGAGTATTGTCGTTTGTTATAGCTATAACTCCTTCCAAGACATTACCAGTTGTATCTCCAGCGTTTATGCTGATTGGGTCCTTTGGATCTATACCATACTCGTTATCTAGAACTGCTATGATAGTTGGAGCTTTTGGAGCAAAACCTACTATTTTTACTGCATCCATAGAACCTTCACTTACATTACCTGCATCATCAACTAGTCTATAAGACGGAGTTTGGAAGCCTCTTGATTTTGGCATATCGATACTAAATTCATCTCTTTCTATAAAGCCTTTAGCTATATCTTGCGCAGTTACTTTAAAGATATCTGTCCAAGTTTGAGCATCGCTTCCAAGAATTTGAACCCTATCGCCTGCTTTTACAGTATTTTCTGGGATGTCGATAACCCATTTAAGCTTGCCATCTTTTAGAGCTGAAGCATCAGTTATGTCTATCTTCTTATCGCTATTTATATCAGTTGTTATCTTAACTGTTGGAACGCCGATAGTTGTATCAACATCTACACTTGACCACTCTGATACAGCGCTTCTGTTGCCTGCTCTATCGGTTGTTTGAACTTTAAGAGTATGTGCTCCATCTTCTAGTGCAGCATGTACTTTGCCGCCCCAGTTTAAATTTGCCTCAAATGTATATTCCCAGTTGCCGTCTTTATCAGCTGTAACTGTTACTTCTTTGCCATCTTTAAATACTAGTTTATCATCTACCATTATCTTAACGGTTGAGAATGCCTCAGCTGTACCTTTTAGTGTTGGCAAGTTGTCATTTGTAAGAGCATTTTTAACATTACCTACAACACCACCAGCAACATCATCGATGATCTCAGTTATAACTGGCTTTGTGGTACTTATATCAACATTTACAGTTGCAACATTTGATGGATCGCTAACATTACCAGCTTTATCAGTTGCGATAGCTACTACATTGTACTTACCTTCAGCAAGTGGAGATTTCGGAGTAAATTCCCAATTGCCATCACTATCTACAACAACTTTTTCAGCGATAATATCGTTACCATTTTTAAGAACGATAGTTGAGCCAGCCTCAGCTTTGCCTTTAAATGTTGGTGTAGTATCATTTGTAAAGCCGTCATTTACGCCAAGTACATTTCCGTCATTTTCAACACCACCCCACCAGTTATCTTTTACTGCGGTGATGACTGGAGCATCGATATGAGTATCAACATCTATGCTTACTAGAGCAGAAGGTTGGCTGTTATTGCCAGCTACATCGGTCGCTTGAGCTTCAAAGTTATGGTGTCCATCGCTTAGTTTAGGTGTTGTAAATTCCCAGTTACCATCTTTATCAGCTACTGCAGTCCAGTTGCTGATAACTTCACCATTCTCAAATCTATAACTACCTCTACCATCAATCTTGATCTCAACAGTCGCAAATGGCTCAGCTGTGCCTTTTAGAGTTGGAGTGTTGTCGTTTGTTAAGCCACCTTTAACATCGCCATTTACTACACCACCAGCCACATTATCAATGATCTCAGTGATGACTGGTTCATCAGAGTGAAGATCGATCTTGATAGTTGCAGCATCTGAAGGAGCGCTTACTTTACCAGCTGCATTTTTTGCAGTTGCTGTTATACTGTAATCACCCTGAGCAAGTGGAGTTTTTATAGTAAATTCCCAGCTACCATCAGTTTTTACAGGGATATTATCAGCGATAACATCGTTACCATTTTTAAGAGTGATAGTTGTACCTGGTTTTGCAGTGCCTTTAAATGTAGGCGTGCTATCGTTTGTTAAGCCACCTTTAACATCTTCGTTAAATTTACCGCCCCTTTGATCATCAATTACTTCTGTAATAACTGGAGCTTCTGGAGCTTTAGTATTCTCACTATCTTCACCTATCACCTTGCTATCCTTGCCTGGGTTGTTAGGGTTATTTGGATTGATGATCTCTGCTGTTACATTGTTATCTTTACCTGGGTTTAGATCAACTGGGATATCAATCTTGCCTTTATCGATGTCATCTTGGTTGATTGGTTTTTCAGTCTTTTTGCCATTGTCATCAGTAACAACTACTTTATCACCTGGTTTTACTGAACCATCTTTTGGTATAGTAACTTCTACTGTTGTTTTACCAGCATCATTGTCATTAGCTTTGTTTTCATCATCAGAAATTTTGCCATCTTTGTTTGTATCTTCTGGGAATTTAATTTCTGGGTTGCTTGGTTTTCTGCTAAATTCGCTGTCAAGTTGTACATTAGCATGTATAGCTGTGCTTTGGTTACCAACTAGATCGACTATTCTATAGCTTGGGCTTTCAAAGTGTTTTCCTGATAAAGTTGCTTCGTATTCAAAGCTTTTACCTAGATCGTCATTTGATAAGACTTTTTCGATTTTCCATTTACCATCTTTTCCAAGTACTTGAAGAACATCACCTGCGCTTACAGTGCCATCTTTTGGTATCTCTACTTCCCAGTGGATCTTACTATCTTTTAAATTCTTAGCTTCTTCTACGCTTAGAACTCCATTGTGATCTGCATCTTCTTTGATAGATACTTTTGGAGCACCGATAGTTGTATCAACTTCTAGTGCAGAAGTTGCTTCGCTAGTGTTGCCAGCTGCATCTGTTACTACTGCTTTTATAACATGAACACGGCCAACAAGATCTGCTAGTGGCTCTTTATAGTCGCTTGGTTTAAATTCCCAGTTGCCATCTTTGTCAGCTGTGGCTCTACCAAACTCTTTGTTATTATCATAAAGAATGACTTCTTGATTTGCATCAGCTGTACCTTTTATAGTTGGCTTATTGTCATTTGTGTTAGTGCCTGCAACATTACCTTTATATACACCGCCTTCTACATTATCAATGATGCCTGTGATCTTAACATTTGGAGCTGTAAAGTCTGAGTCTACACTACCAGATACTTCTTTGCTAGCATTACCAGCTTGATCAACGATCTTAGCTGTTACGCTTGAAGCTTTACCATCAACTACTGGTACTTTGATCTCTACATATCCAGTTACTCTGTCATTGTAAGTAATAGTATGTGTTTTTTCCTCACCATTTACAGTGTAGTGGATCACATCATTTTCTTCAGCATCACCTGGGACAGAAATTTGAGCTTTTGTGCTAGCACTATCGCCATCTTTGCTATTTTCAGCTTTATTTAGCTTGCCATCTTTTGGATTTACATCTTCAACAAATGTAATTGTTGGTTCTGATGGAGCTATTAGATCAGCATTAACTACTACAACCTCTGAGAAGTCTGAGATATTTCCTGCTTTATCTTGTGCTCTTGTAGTATATTTATACTCACCATCTCCTAATTCAGGTAGTTCAAATTTCCAACCACCATGATTATCAGCTGTGACTGTTCCTATAGCTGTTTTATCGCCATTTAGCTCGCTAATCTCATATATAGTGATGACTGAATCAGGCTCAGCATATCCTTCAAGAGTTGGTGTGCTGTCGTTTGTTAGAGCAACTTTTGTTTTAACATCTAAAACGTTGCCAGTTTGGCTATCTACATTGTCATTTACAGCATCTATTACAGGAGCATCTGCAAATGTATCAACATCAAGTGAAACTCTATCAGATGTTGATTTATTGCCTACTTTATCTGTAGCAACTGCTTCAAAGTAGTGTTCTCCATCACCCATAGCCTCAGTTGGAGTAAAGCTCCATTTGCCATTAGCGTCAGCTACTGTTTTACCAACTAGAGTTTTTTCTGTAGTTGTGTAGAAGCTTTCGTAAATTTCTACTGTTGCGCCTGGTGCTGCACTACCTTTGAATGTTGGTAGATTATCGTTTGTTAGACCATTTTTAACATCACCATTTACTACGCCACCAGTTACATCATCGATGATCTCATCAATTGTTACTTTAACAGTGCTTGAAGCCTCACCTATCACCTTGCTATCCTTGCCTGGGTTATTAGGGTTATTTGGATTGATGATCTCTGCTGTTACATTGTTATCTTTACCTGGGTTTAGATCAACTGGGATATCAATCTTACCTTTATCGATATCATCTTGGTTGATTGGTTTTTCAGTCTTTTTACCATTGTCATCAGTAACTACTACTTTATCACCTGGTTTTACTGAACCATCTTTTGGTATAGTAACTTCTACTGTTGTTTTACCAGCATCTTTGTCACCAGCTTTGTTTTCATCATCAGAAATTTTGCCATCTTTGTTTGTATCTTCTGGGAATTTAATTTCTGGGTTGCTTGGTTTTCTACTAAATTCGCTATCAAGTGAAAGGCTAGCTTTTGATGAGTCACTAACATTGCCAGCTTCATCAGCAAATCTATACTCTGGAGTCTCATATTTTCCATCTTTTAGTTTGTTGATACCAACGTTAAATGTAGCTTCAAATCTACCATCTTTGATCATCTCGTCAGTAATCTCAACAAATTTAACCCAATTACC
Protein-coding regions in this window:
- a CDS encoding aryl-sulfate sulfotransferase; this encodes MSKNFLGSVALAAVLVSGFGFSAPLNAGVLAHQVKVQGELGSVFINPYDVSPLTAIIDRAGKDIKDIHVKVKGKPDGGIDIDYNVSEHALLTHDGVPIWGLYPDYLNEVELSYTFNGAKKVETYKIYAQPIVTYSRDFRFSHMQKTRVKKVDPAFKNRLYLINNTITSVYKPLDWKNGGAASWNDFTENYIVDTKGEVRWYLDYQKFYDRSERRVMDGGMMMGFHQLKNGDISFGMAQRYLRYDLMGKEIYNRPLPRGYIDLSHEVMPLKDDHALLRVAKYNYHHKNGKISHTIRDHIIEVDNTGKVVEEWDLNEIFGNNVYRSNLIKALDARAVCLNIDMDAKEIKISDDQPFGDVTSTGTGRNWAHVNSISYDESDDSIILSLRHQGIVKIGRDKKVKWILASPEGWSEDFKTKVLTPVDSKGNKIKCENSKCEGEFDWSWTQHTAWLTPRYENKGDIKHISVFDNGDARGMEQPALKEEKYSRAVEYKIDEKKGTVEQTWQFGKERGFDFYSAVTSNVEWQKDKSTYFISSSNVNLLRPDKTIKMVLVEIDPKTNDIKFEMDVDSASRDDVAYRAMVIDPEVFNY
- a CDS encoding Ig-like domain-containing protein, with product MLNGSYEGAMKDNTPTIWGTGEQYATVTVSVKDSSGKVVWSDEVYIEDSLGDWHIDVPVALNDGDYTVEASMQDYVKNPVQNSNVVNLTIDNATDKPVIKEIIDDVEGDTGDISSKNNWTNDNTPTLKGSAEAGADIKVFVDGKIAGTTKAGLDGSWEFTPRTKLSDGDHTFYVEATDKIGNKNTSDIETIKVDTNPGKVVITSVTDDNGDDALNGAYEGATKDNTPTINGFAEPYSTVTVSVKDSSGKVVWSGEVYVEDSLGDWSITVDKPLNDGDYTVEASMQDYVKNPVQNSNVVSLTVDTATNIPEIKEIVDNVAGGVENGDVKGKVTNDNTPTLKGSAEAGADIKVFVDGKIAGTTKAGLDGSWEFTPRTKLGDGEHKFVVEATDKLGHSAKSVEASVDVDTTIGNPKVRFVEDTNNDGVLSVAEVAAIKDGKAHWVIDIPTDGSVKAGDVIQSIDGKGNWVKFVEITDEMIKDGRFEATFNVGINKLKDGKYETPEYRFADEAGNVSDSSKASLSLDSEFSRKPSNPEIKFPEDTNKDGKISDDENKAGDKDAGKTTVEVTIPKDGSVKPGDKVVVTDDNGKKTEKPINQDDIDKGKIDIPVDLNPGKDNNVTAEIINPNNPNNPGKDSKVIGEASSTVKVTIDEIIDDVTGGVVNGDVKNGLTNDNLPTFKGSAAPGATVEIYESFYTTTEKTLVGKTVADANGKWSFTPTEAMGDGEHYFEAVATDKVGNKSTSDRVSLDVDTFADAPVIDAVNDNVDSQTGNVLDVKTKVALTNDSTPTLEGYAEPDSVITIYEISELNGDKTAIGTVTADNHGGWKFELPELGDGEYKYTTRAQDKAGNISDFSEVVVVNADLIAPSEPTITFVEDVNPKDGKLNKAENSKDGDSASTKAQISVPGDAEENDVIHYTVNGEEKTHTITYNDRVTGYVEIKVPVVDGKASSVTAKIVDQAGNASKEVSGSVDSDFTAPNVKITGIIDNVEGGVYKGNVAGTNTNDNKPTIKGTADANQEVILYDNNKEFGRATADKDGNWEFKPSDYKEPLADLVGRVHVIKAVVTDAAGNTSEATSALEVDTTIGAPKVSIKEDADHNGVLSVEEAKNLKDSKIHWEVEIPKDGTVSAGDVLQVLGKDGKWKIEKVLSNDDLGKSFEYEATLSGKHFESPSYRIVDLVGNQSTAIHANVQLDSEFSRKPSNPEIKFPEDTNKDGKISDDENKANDNDAGKTTVEVTIPKDGSVKPGDKVVVTDDNGKKTEKPINQDDIDKGKIDIPVDLNPGKDNNVTAEIINPNNPNNPGKDSKVIGEDSENTKAPEAPVITEVIDDQRGGKFNEDVKGGLTNDSTPTFKGTAKPGTTITLKNGNDVIADNIPVKTDGSWEFTIKTPLAQGDYSITATAKNAAGKVSAPSDAATIKIDLHSDEPVITEIIDNVAGGVVNGDVKGGLTNDNTPTLKGTAEPFATVEIKIDGRGSYRFENGEVISNWTAVADKDGNWEFTTPKLSDGHHNFEAQATDVAGNNSQPSALVSIDVDTHIDAPVITAVKDNWWGGVENDGNVLGVNDGFTNDTTPTFKGKAEAGSTIVLKNGNDIIAEKVVVDSDGNWEFTPKSPLAEGKYNVVAIATDKAGNVSDPSNVATVNVDISTTKPVITEIIDDVAGGVVGNVKNALTNDNLPTLKGTAEAFSTVKIMVDDKLVFKDGKEVTVTADKDGNWEYTFEANLNWGGKVHAALEDGAHTLKVQTTDRAGNRSAVSEWSSVDVDTTIGVPTVKITTDINSDKKIDITDASALKDGKLKWVIDIPENTVKAGDRVQILGSDAQTWTDIFKVTAQDIAKGFIERDEFSIDMPKSRGFQTPSYRLVDDAGNVSEGSMDAVKIVGFAPKAPTIIAVLDNEYGIDPKDPISINAGDTTGNVLEGVIAITNDNTPTLMGKAEAGTTITLKNGNTIIADNIPVDANGSWHYEPKENSPWADGDYEIKAIAKNVFGKESEPSSLITVTVDTTKPEVTLNSIEDNVKTNDVVDFTGNVKDKFTNDNTPVLKGTAEAGSTIIIKYGEHHENVVTTKADENGSWNYKITNPLSDGEHIVSYQAVDKAGNTSPECVANVTVDTKIVDLRIDYLGDKNHDGKYSWSDNISNENNVIYCCARFSKEAVDQGLIKVGDKLYYEVHSNVGAWNKGVVKEPVTITELDLKRGYVDLTSVANITYPSKELIPFGKTANGFNLSAKAYLVDEAGNMGKQASEDLVFDFSDKPADPVKNIKINAEAIYGDNDTGLLLEGHGPVLKASTELQPQINGNDNYEIDVKTITHKSEFTLGSGDDVVNIHKSGNGWGWINMDSKIDLGDGNNRLTVAADLDHSTVISGKGDDYIEIKDDVANGAKIITGAGNDTVIVGDTVANTIFTKVGISTGDGNDSVTIKGNAIDKAKIDLGNGDDTLTIKAAHVIGGVDDKGALDGGKGYDKLIISSPEDTIDLKHVSYHAKNFEELDISGAKNTTLKVGIKDVLDMTDDKHTLKITGDKGDVVDLKEDVKGNGWHQGASEDGYTTYTNNTVTIQIKDEIHVI
- a CDS encoding cytochrome d ubiquinol oxidase subunit II, which produces MHSLSLENLQIYWWFIVSLLGGLLVFMMFVQGGQTLIFSLGKDELKKDMLINSIGRKWELTFTTLVMFGGACFAAFPLFYATSFGGAYWVWLAILFCFIVQAVSYEYRKKPDNFLGARTYEIFLFINGSLGVILIGMAVSTFFSGSDFVLNEHNFVEWKTPFRGLEALSNPYLYLLGIAMFFLSRIGGCLYLMNNIADGEFIQNARKQLLVNTVLFLPFFLGFLAWILTKDGFAYDANGVVSLVPYKYAINLIEMPIAGILLLVGVLLVLVGIFQGAFTKSIRGIFAYGVGVTLAVTALFLITGLNGTAFYPSFSDLASSLTIKNASSSHYTLGVMSYVSLLVPFVLAYIVVVWRAIDSKKITQDEIKNDHHAY